Proteins encoded by one window of Salmonirosea aquatica:
- a CDS encoding 2,3,4,5-tetrahydropyridine-2,6-dicarboxylate N-succinyltransferase, with translation MLEESIILACWENREALKDSKSREALDRIIELVDKGELRVAEPLSNGTWKVNEWIKKAILLYFPVQQMTTSTVGIFEYYDKMALKKGYADLGVRVVPPAVARYGAYIAKGVILMPSYVNIGAYIDEGTMVDTWATVGSCAQIGKNVHLSGGVGIGGVLEPVQASPVIIEDGAFIGSRCIVVEGARIAKRAVLGAGVVITGSSKIIDVTGEEPVEYKGYVPEDSVVIPGTLPKTFPAGTYHVPCALIIGKRRASTDLKTSLNDALRDNQVSI, from the coding sequence ATGTTAGAAGAAAGTATTATTCTCGCTTGTTGGGAAAACAGAGAAGCTTTAAAAGATTCAAAAAGCCGGGAAGCTCTTGATCGTATCATCGAACTTGTTGACAAAGGAGAATTACGAGTAGCAGAACCCTTGTCAAATGGTACCTGGAAGGTAAATGAATGGATTAAGAAAGCAATCCTGTTGTATTTTCCCGTCCAGCAAATGACTACCAGCACGGTAGGGATCTTTGAATACTATGATAAAATGGCGTTAAAGAAAGGTTATGCAGATCTTGGAGTAAGGGTAGTGCCGCCTGCTGTGGCTCGCTATGGAGCATATATAGCGAAAGGTGTTATTCTAATGCCTTCCTACGTGAATATAGGAGCCTATATAGATGAAGGTACCATGGTCGATACCTGGGCTACCGTCGGAAGCTGCGCACAAATAGGAAAGAATGTACACCTGAGTGGGGGCGTTGGAATAGGAGGGGTGCTTGAGCCTGTGCAAGCGTCTCCCGTTATTATAGAAGATGGAGCTTTCATCGGTTCTCGCTGCATTGTTGTCGAAGGTGCACGCATAGCTAAGCGTGCTGTTTTGGGGGCAGGAGTTGTAATTACTGGTAGCTCTAAAATTATTGATGTAACAGGAGAGGAGCCTGTCGAATATAAAGGGTACGTTCCAGAGGATTCAGTAGTAATTCCCGGTACACTTCCGAAAACTTTCCCAGCAGGAACTTATCATGTACCCTGTGCATTAATCATTGGTAAACGTCGAGCCAGTACAGATCTGAAAACTTCGCTAAATGATGCACTACGTGATAATCAAGTGTCTATTTAG
- the gap gene encoding type I glyceraldehyde-3-phosphate dehydrogenase, protein MSKVKVAINGFGRIGRLVYRQIYDMEGIDVVAINDLTSPSVLAHLLKYDTAQGRFNVDVKSTDNSIIVDGEDVVIYAQKDPSLIPWKDHDVDVVLECTGFFTSEEKASLHLKAGAKKVVISAPATGNLKTIVFNVNHDILDGSETIISCASCTTNCLAPMAKVIDDTYGLVNGLMTTIHAYTNDQNTQDSPHAKGDLRRARAAAQNIVPNSTGAAKAIGLVLPNLKGKLDGSAQRVPTLTGSLTELTCVVGQEVTIDEINATMKAASNESFGYNEDEIVSSDIIGITYGSLFDATQTKVQKAGDSQLVRVVSWYDNEMSYVSQLVRTVIYFAKMI, encoded by the coding sequence ATGTCAAAAGTTAAAGTTGCTATCAATGGCTTCGGTAGGATCGGACGCTTAGTATACCGTCAGATTTACGATATGGAAGGAATAGACGTTGTTGCTATCAATGACCTTACCAGCCCTTCTGTATTAGCTCACCTTCTCAAATACGACACGGCTCAAGGCCGTTTTAATGTTGACGTAAAATCAACAGATAATTCTATTATTGTTGATGGAGAAGACGTTGTTATTTACGCCCAAAAGGATCCTTCCCTAATTCCGTGGAAAGATCACGATGTTGATGTAGTATTGGAGTGTACTGGTTTTTTCACTAGTGAAGAAAAAGCTTCCCTACACCTGAAAGCTGGTGCTAAAAAAGTCGTTATCTCTGCTCCGGCCACTGGAAACCTTAAAACGATTGTCTTCAATGTAAACCATGATATTCTGGATGGTTCTGAAACAATCATCAGTTGTGCTTCCTGTACAACTAACTGCCTTGCTCCTATGGCCAAGGTTATCGATGACACTTATGGCCTCGTAAATGGCCTTATGACCACCATTCACGCCTATACTAATGATCAGAACACCCAGGATTCTCCACATGCAAAAGGTGATTTGCGTCGGGCCAGAGCCGCTGCACAAAATATAGTTCCTAACAGCACAGGAGCTGCTAAGGCAATTGGTTTGGTACTACCTAACCTGAAAGGTAAATTAGACGGCTCAGCTCAGCGTGTACCAACCCTGACGGGCTCGTTGACTGAACTAACCTGTGTTGTTGGCCAAGAAGTGACCATCGACGAAATCAATGCTACAATGAAGGCCGCTTCAAACGAAAGCTTTGGGTACAATGAAGATGAAATTGTAAGTAGCGATATCATAGGTATTACCTATGGCTCATTATTCGATGCAACCCAGACTAAGGTTCAAAAAGCGGGTGATTCTCAGCTGGTACGTGTAGTAAGCTGGTACGATAATGAGATGTCTTACGTATCCCAATTGGTTAGGACCGTAATCTATTTTGCAAAAATGATATAG
- the trmB gene encoding tRNA (guanosine(46)-N7)-methyltransferase TrmB, whose protein sequence is MTRRKLDKYHFCQSAENVIERGKPLYTTIKGKWNEFYFANSNPLVLELACGKGEYTIGLAQKFPERNFIGVDIKGDRIARGSKIALELGLTNVAFLRSSIQYLDEFFGSNEIEEIWLVHPDPQLRDRDEKKRLTNDFFLKKYWNYLKPEGRFHLKTDSTPLYQYSLEGLENSNLFTVEGYTSDLYHSQLLDLHHEIVTHYEQVFIRKGFSINYINAITKKTASY, encoded by the coding sequence GTGACCCGAAGGAAATTAGATAAGTACCATTTTTGTCAGAGTGCAGAGAATGTGATCGAACGTGGTAAACCACTTTACACGACTATAAAAGGGAAATGGAATGAGTTTTATTTTGCCAATTCAAACCCACTTGTACTCGAACTTGCCTGTGGAAAAGGAGAGTATACCATTGGTTTAGCTCAGAAATTTCCAGAGAGGAATTTTATTGGAGTTGATATCAAAGGAGATAGAATTGCCCGAGGAAGCAAAATCGCTCTTGAACTTGGTCTTACCAATGTGGCATTCTTAAGATCGTCCATACAATATTTAGACGAATTTTTTGGAAGTAATGAGATTGAAGAAATATGGTTAGTTCATCCTGATCCTCAACTGCGCGATCGCGATGAGAAGAAAAGACTTACAAATGATTTTTTTTTGAAAAAGTACTGGAATTATTTAAAACCGGAGGGGCGTTTTCATTTGAAAACCGATAGTACTCCATTATATCAGTATAGTCTTGAAGGACTTGAAAACTCAAACCTTTTCACGGTTGAGGGCTATACTTCTGATTTATACCATTCTCAGCTATTAGACCTTCACCATGAAATTGTTACACATTATGAACAGGTGTTTATAAGAAAAGGGTTTAGCATAAATTATATAAATGCTATAACAAAAAAAACGGCTTCATATTAA